A DNA window from Actinokineospora baliensis contains the following coding sequences:
- a CDS encoding FtsX-like permease family protein has protein sequence MADGATRSGRAARLRAASGFGVVRWRFRGVRFALVVIDIGLCVTVLLFAAGAVEAMGRAAAREAARTPVFGGQSSLMVGGGGFGYGGISVSGREVQGVGPLPPGVRRLPADGEVVVSPALAALLDSDPQLRERLPGVRVGLISPAGLVGADELYFYRGTSGLTAASAVSGFGTGRASAASPGQLFGVGLGVVAVLAPLLVFVSCLARLGVAERDRRLATLRLLGASTGQVRVVAAAESFVGALAGLAVGILFFSLGSAHVADFGLGSVSWGVVVAVGLVVLALAVGAVLVGIKSVLVEPLGVVRGGGLARRRLGWRLAPVALGLGLLLPVVLDAVADLAVVSTLVVAGVLSLLLAIPVLLPLLVERAAGVVRGGPPSWQLAMRRLQLDSGTPSRVVGGLAVVLAGAIGAHALTRSVGLPGVTGPWVFDGAVALLAGFTLFVAGASLLVLAVHQLGERRRALAALAAAGTPWSVIGRSLLWQNLVPVVFGVLIADAAGLWLSAVALRVLATPVRVDWAFIGLLNIAAVLTVCVATITAIPVLRVTARADGLRVE, from the coding sequence ATGGCGGATGGGGCGACGCGATCGGGCCGGGCCGCCCGACTACGGGCGGCCTCGGGCTTCGGTGTCGTGCGGTGGCGTTTCCGGGGCGTGCGGTTCGCGCTCGTGGTGATCGACATCGGGTTGTGCGTCACCGTGTTGCTCTTCGCCGCGGGCGCCGTCGAGGCCATGGGTCGGGCGGCGGCGCGCGAGGCCGCCAGGACCCCGGTGTTCGGCGGCCAGTCGTCGCTCATGGTCGGCGGCGGTGGGTTCGGGTACGGCGGCATCTCCGTGTCCGGGCGCGAGGTCCAGGGGGTCGGGCCGCTGCCGCCTGGGGTGCGGCGCCTCCCGGCCGACGGCGAGGTCGTGGTGTCACCCGCGCTGGCGGCGCTGCTCGACTCCGATCCCCAACTGCGGGAGCGCCTCCCCGGCGTGCGCGTCGGGCTGATCAGCCCCGCTGGGCTGGTGGGTGCCGACGAGCTGTACTTCTACCGGGGGACCAGCGGGCTCACCGCCGCCAGCGCCGTCTCCGGGTTCGGCACCGGGCGCGCGAGCGCCGCGAGTCCGGGGCAGCTGTTCGGGGTCGGGCTCGGTGTGGTCGCGGTGCTCGCACCCCTGCTCGTCTTCGTGTCCTGCCTCGCTCGACTCGGTGTCGCGGAGCGGGATCGGCGCCTGGCCACGTTGCGACTGCTCGGCGCGAGCACGGGTCAGGTCCGGGTGGTGGCCGCCGCGGAGAGCTTCGTGGGGGCGCTCGCCGGGCTGGCCGTCGGGATCCTGTTCTTCTCCCTGGGTTCGGCGCACGTGGCCGACTTCGGGCTGGGTTCGGTCTCGTGGGGTGTGGTCGTCGCGGTCGGGTTGGTCGTGCTGGCGCTGGCCGTCGGGGCGGTGCTGGTCGGGATCAAGAGCGTCCTCGTGGAGCCGCTGGGTGTGGTCCGCGGCGGGGGTTTGGCCCGCAGGCGGCTCGGCTGGCGGCTCGCGCCGGTCGCCCTGGGGCTGGGGCTGTTGCTCCCCGTGGTGCTCGACGCGGTAGCGGACCTGGCGGTGGTGTCGACGCTGGTGGTCGCCGGTGTGCTGTCGTTGCTGCTGGCGATCCCGGTCCTGTTGCCGCTGCTGGTCGAGCGCGCCGCTGGGGTGGTCCGCGGTGGCCCGCCGTCCTGGCAGTTGGCGATGCGACGGCTCCAACTCGACAGCGGGACACCCAGTCGGGTCGTCGGTGGGCTGGCGGTGGTGTTGGCGGGTGCCATCGGCGCGCACGCCCTGACCAGGTCGGTCGGTCTGCCGGGGGTGACGGGGCCCTGGGTGTTCGACGGAGCGGTCGCCCTGCTGGCCGGGTTCACCCTCTTCGTCGCGGGGGCCAGCCTGCTCGTGCTCGCGGTGCACCAGCTCGGCGAGCGCCGCAGGGCCCTGGCCGCGTTGGCTGCGGCGGGCACGCCGTGGAGCGTTATCGGGCGCTCCCTGCTGTGGCAGAACCTGGTGCCGGTCGTGTTCGGCGTGCTCATCGCGGACGCGGCGGGGTTGTGGTTGTCCGCGGTGGCGCTGCGCGTGCTCGCCACGCCGGTGCGGGTCGACTGGGCGTTCATCGGCCTGCTCAACATTGCCGCCGTGCTAACCGTGTGCGTCGCCACGATTACCGCCATCCCGGTGCTGCGGGTGACCGCCAGGGCCGACGGGCTGCGTGTCGAATGA
- a CDS encoding ATP-binding cassette domain-containing protein, producing the protein MELSVSVRAMGKRYGRKHVIDGLDLDVRPGVTGLLGPNGAGKTTLLRCLATVLAPDAGSLRALGLDPTDSTQRVALRRRLGYLPQDPALYGHFTVAQMVDYIAILKEITNRRERRDEITRVLAEVDLSGQSAVKVKKLSGGMRQRLGIAAALVADPDFIILDEPTVGLDPEQRMRFRMLLSRLGESKVVLLSTHQTEDVAALCERVVVFRAGRVAFDGTPAELARHAGGQVWSTESRPEHGDVFWRTTEGRYRVVGARPPGAEAVAPTVEDGYLRLLNETAEKVAS; encoded by the coding sequence ATGGAACTGTCGGTCAGCGTTCGCGCGATGGGGAAGCGGTACGGGCGCAAACACGTCATCGACGGTCTTGACCTCGACGTACGGCCCGGGGTGACCGGGCTGCTCGGCCCGAACGGGGCGGGCAAGACGACGCTGCTGCGCTGCCTGGCCACCGTGCTCGCGCCCGATGCCGGGAGCCTGCGCGCGCTCGGTCTCGATCCGACCGATTCCACGCAACGGGTCGCGTTGCGCAGGCGATTGGGCTACCTGCCCCAGGACCCGGCTTTGTACGGGCACTTCACTGTCGCCCAGATGGTGGATTACATCGCGATTCTCAAGGAAATCACGAACCGGCGCGAGCGGCGGGATGAGATCACCAGGGTGCTGGCCGAGGTGGACCTGTCCGGGCAATCCGCCGTCAAGGTGAAAAAGCTGTCCGGCGGAATGCGGCAGCGGCTCGGTATCGCTGCGGCCCTGGTCGCCGACCCGGATTTCATCATCCTCGACGAGCCGACCGTGGGATTGGACCCGGAGCAGCGCATGCGGTTCCGGATGCTGCTCTCGCGGCTCGGCGAGAGCAAGGTGGTGCTGTTGTCCACGCACCAGACCGAGGACGTGGCGGCTCTCTGCGAGCGGGTTGTCGTGTTTCGGGCCGGGCGGGTCGCTTTCGACGGTACCCCGGCCGAATTGGCGCGGCACGCGGGCGGGCAGGTGTGGTCGACCGAGTCGCGGCCCGAGCACGGCGACGTGTTCTGGCGGACCACGGAAGGGCGCTACCGGGTCGTCGGCGCGCGGCCGCCGGGTGCCGAGGCCGTGGCGCCGACCGTCGAGGACGGCTACCTGCGCCTGCTCAACGAGACCGCCGAGAAGGTGGCGTCGTGA
- a CDS encoding MauE/DoxX family redox-associated membrane protein, giving the protein MVEYVHFAARIGLGLVFLVSAVSKLRGRQQFAEFVRATGQLAPVLPARGAAVVVVAIEVAVLVLLCSPWAATGFVVAGLLLLAFTTALVLAVVRGRKVRCQCFGDSTSDVGWLQVSRNVVLLALAAAGAVGGTSVAGLADTGWLLVALAAGALVGAAVVLSEEVVGLFTPVR; this is encoded by the coding sequence ATGGTGGAGTACGTGCACTTCGCCGCGAGGATCGGCTTGGGACTGGTGTTCTTGGTCTCCGCGGTGAGCAAGCTGCGCGGGCGGCAGCAGTTCGCTGAGTTCGTGCGGGCGACCGGGCAGTTGGCGCCGGTGCTGCCCGCCCGGGGAGCCGCGGTCGTCGTGGTGGCCATTGAGGTCGCGGTGCTGGTGTTGCTCTGTTCGCCCTGGGCCGCAACGGGTTTTGTCGTCGCGGGGTTGTTGCTGCTCGCTTTCACCACCGCACTGGTCCTCGCGGTGGTCCGCGGCAGGAAGGTGCGCTGCCAGTGCTTCGGGGACTCGACCTCCGATGTCGGCTGGTTGCAGGTGAGCCGCAACGTGGTGCTGCTGGCGCTCGCCGCCGCGGGCGCGGTCGGCGGCACGTCGGTGGCGGGACTCGCGGACACCGGGTGGCTGTTGGTCGCCCTGGCCGCGGGCGCGCTGGTCGGTGCCGCGGTCGTGTTGTCCGAGGAAGTCGTCGGTTTGTTCACACCCGTTCGATGA